Sequence from the Sciurus carolinensis chromosome 1, mSciCar1.2, whole genome shotgun sequence genome:
TGTCAGGTCTTGCATTTAAATCTTTAATGCATTTCCAATTGATTTGCATATATCATGTAAGAAATTAGGCCAGTTTGTCTTTTGCACgtgaatatccaattttcccaaaCCTATTTTTTGAAGAGAATATCCTTTCACCCAattgtgtatttttggcaccCTTAGTTGACCATACtacatgggtttatttctgggctctctattctgttccattgggcTATGTATGTCTTTTATATCCCAATACCATaatgttttgattactgtagctttggaGGTGTGGTAAGGGGCTTCAGTTCCATCCCAGTGTCAATGGAAAACCTAGTACTGGGTGCTTAGTGACCTCCTCCCCTAAAAAGTACCCAGGATCTCTCAGTACTGCTCAGGATTTTACCTAGGACACCAACTCCACTGGGGCCTAAGAGCAGAACCTAAGCCAAGCCTCAGAACTGAAGAAATCTGTTCTCAGAATTCAGACTTCTCAAACCTCCCCAGAGCTTCCATGTTCGAGTCAATACTACAAATTCAGCTATTACGGAGTCAATCCAGAAATGCGCACCTTGCTcatcatcagcagcagcagcaacaagcAGCACCATCCAGAGGCCTCGCTGTTTTTCAGACTTTATGTACCTGCTCCATATCCCACCCTGATTTTGTCTCTGGACATTTCAGAGTGAATAGTGAACTTTGAAAATAGGATTTTCTAAGGACTGCTCTCAACTATCTGAACCTATCCATGTCTAACTTTTTGTCTGAGAGAATCTAGGGCTGGAAATTGATAAAGGGCCCCTTATTAGGATCAATTTATTTTAGTACAATGCTCTTCACTGTGTGTACCACCATTAGAAAATGGAGTGACCTTCATCCTGTACATCTGAAAAGGTGATTTGTGCCCTGGACACCTTAACCTCATGGTCCAGCATCTTCCTTCCACTGAGAACTCACCTGTCAAAGTCCAAAGGCATGTACCCCTCTGGGTTTTGAGGAGAAAGGTAACCCAGAGTACCCTGAGAAGCATCACTTTCCCACTCTGACCATTTACCCCTCACTTATATCCTCAGCAAACTGTTGGATCCAGAACCATCCTTTCTGAAGTATTGCCGGGAGACAGGGGACAACCTATATGTGGTGACAGAGGTTGTTGAGCTGACCAACACTATCGAGCTCCTTGACAACAGTAGTGTGAATGCTTCAGGAAAATTCTCTGGCTCTTGGAATACTTTAATTAAGGTATGGGATGGGGACGCCAAGAGTGTGCCACTGTAGCCAGTGCATCCTCATGGCTCAGGGGTTTTGGTGGGTCGGAAGGAAGGTTGGGGTCATTATGTCCTTCATTGTATGTGCCGAGGTATCCTGAGACTATAACATCTTCATTTATAATGCTTTAATTTATGGGATTTTTCAATATTGATAAGATTAGAAAGAGatttaattatttgtattatatatcATCTTAGGTAAATGGTGAATTTTTCAGACTCTAAATGTGAGCATTCTGTGCTATATACATATCCAGATTTATGACTGAAAGAAACAGGAACAAGAACAGCCAACCTCAGCTGTTAAAGTGATCTCAGTTCTATGATAACCTGttttttagtcatctttttgtcACTGTCACCAAAATACCCGAGAAGAactacttagaggaggaaagatttattttggctcaagatttcagaggtctctCAGTTCATGGTTTGTTGACTGCATTGCAGAAACATCAGGACAGGATGGCATGGTGGTAGAAAGATGGTCAGCttgtggcagctgggaagcagaggaggggtggaagagagagagagaaagaagaaggagaaggaggagaagagagaaaagagagagaagataaacTATTCCAGAGCACACCTCCAATGACTTACTCCCTCCAGTTAGGTCGTACCTCCCAGCAGTCCATCTAGCTGCTGGTGGAttttggattaatccactgatgagatcagagcccttgTGATCCAATCTTTGCCTATCAGacctctgaactttgctgcattggggaccaagcttctaaCATGTGCTGTTCTTCTAATCAGCTTTATTGCTGCTTTGACTGAAAGAGCAATCAGTACTGTAAAggagaagaagtttatttgagggctcatggtttcagaggtctcaattcatagacagcaggcttcattccttagggctcaggtgaggcagaacatggtggaagaatgtggtggagggaagcagcttacatgctGATAAGAGACGCCAGaaacaaatatacaccccaaaggcacccTTCTGttgcctacctcctccagccacaccctaccgcTTCTGTTACTCTGTTAATCTCCATCAGGgcttaattcactgactgggttaaggctgtcGCGgcccaaacatttctcctctgaaccttcttgtgtAGACAGCAGGCTCCCAAGGCCAGTGAGCTATTCCTGGAGGAGTCTCAGGCTCCACCCAGGCCATTTACCCTGATCCAAGTCCATTGGATCAGCATCTAAACACATCGCAGAATAGAAGTGTGGATTATCAGGGTATttacctcaaaaaagaaaatcatgcatgtttctaaaaaggaaaaaaagagtcatATTTCAAGGAATTCCTGCCTAGCATTCTAGTTAGTCTAGCAGTCAAAATAGCAATCAAATATGAGAGTTAAAAAGAAGATGTCTTTAGGTGTGCAAAGTCTGAAAGCATGTATCCCTATCTTCCCTGGAGAGATGGAGTAATGAGTCAGAGAAGCTGCAGGGGCATCACATTAACTGGTAAGAGTGAGTTCTGAGATGAGAAGCAGAGTCCCCAGCAACCTACAGTCTGAGGACTTACACAGACGTTGGGTTTCATACACTTGACTTGGAAGAGCTACGACATGGCGACGTGGCTCCTGGGAAGCTGTAGGTAAAGCTGCACAGAACAAGGAGAAGCCAACAGTAGCAGGAAACAGGACCCGGAGGAAGGGGACTGGGGACTGCTGGTGTCTTTCTCAGGAGCTTTCTCATCCATTTGACTTCGAACTCCACGCACACTCTGCTTTGATAGAAAGTAAACAGGATTTCTAACCCAGTTATGAGGCACAGAGCTGGAAGCTTCTAAGCACGTTCTCTCTCCCCAGGGTGAAGCTGGGGCACAAAGTCTCAAGGCGAGAGAGACGACACTGACCATCCCCCAGGGCACAGTGATGGCCTATAAGAGGAAGCAGCTGGTGATCAAGGACAATGGCGTCAGTGAGCAGAAACCAGGGCGGCCCCTGGGTGGGGTGGGCCCTGCTCCACACCGTGCCACCTCGCTGCTTTCCCTGTCCAGGGCGAGGATGAGCACACACGCGCCCCACCACCCACAGCCACCCCAAGCATGGCCAAAATGGTGCCAGGGGTAGATGCAGAGATGTCTCCTTCATGTGAAGGGACCCGCCTGGGGGGCCACTTGAAGGTGCCCTGGGCAAGGTCGGGCTGTGATCCCAGGCGTCTTCATTCACGCCCTGCCACCCTCAGCAGCTCAGCAGGGGAGCCCCGAGCCCTCAGGTCACCATGAACCCCCATCAAAACCCCAGAAGATAGAGATGGCACGATGACAAACCAGGGCAGACCCAAGGCCCTAAGGACACCACGCAGGGTGTCATGTACATCTCTCCCTTTTCCACCACCCTCCAACACACACCTTGAGGCTGGACGCCACGTGGGCACATGGTCAGGGTCAGTCCATACCCCTGGGCATGATGTGGCTGCTGGGGACAGGACCAGCCTGTCCTTCTGTGAGTCCCAGGTAGTGGGCAGCCAACTCAGCTGGGGCTGAGCTCCAGGGGACGAGGGGACACCCTGACcatgtgcacactcacacattctcCTGCAGTGTCCTTGCCGCTGACCTGGCCAAGGGAGGGTCCTGGGATTAGGACCTCCTGTGGGtggagcccagggaggctggaCTTTCCACTCCAGTGCTGTAGGTGGACCCTGGCTCCCGGAGGAAGACCATCCATGCCCATCCAGCTCTCTCCTGAGGCGTGGGGGTGGGATGGGAGAAATTTCAGTGATGCCCACTAAGGGCACCAGGAGACGGCAGTCTATTATTAAAGATCACAGTGAATAACAAAGTGCTTTAATTTAGGAAGGGAATGAAAAAGAGccctattttcaaatatattgacaataaaacaaaacaaagatacatGATCTGAGTATAGGAGACCCCATAGGGCCTGGGATGTGGTAACCGGAGAGAACCAAGTCCATGCTCACTGGTGGCTGAAGTCTGGTGAGTTCACTGGTGGATAGACTGCCTGGCCCAGGAGTGAGTGGGAGGTGAGGAAGGAGGTGAGGAAGTGCAGACAGGGTAGACCACCCCTTAGGGAAGCTTTCTGCAGGGGAAAGTGGGTGACAGCAAGCCACAAAGAGGGGCACGGTAATGCCGATCCTGAGAGGGCTCTGGCTTGCTGTCAGGCCAGGGAAGGGGCCTGGTGAGCTGAGGAGGCCCAAGGTGAGTTGGTGTCAATCACCTTGCTGGATGTTGATTTTTCACATCAGCCTGGGAGAGAAGGACCCgtttccattttacagacgagGCGAGAAGGCTGGCACTTACGAGAATTCTAATTTTCTCTGAAGCTACTGGCCCGTGGTGCGGCCGATGACCACACTGCTCTGCACATCACATTCCCGTTTGTTGTGAGGATTACATCAAGCCCAGCCTGCAAGAGGGTTCCCTTCAAGGGGGCCTGCATTGTCAGCGGAGTCCGCCTGATGCCCTCTAGTGGTCAGGGTGTGACCGGCAGGCACCGCTGAGCTCAGCCTTGTCTGATTCCACGGGATTACTCTCTAACACTGGGGAAACTGGTCTTCAGAGCTGTTCTCCTAGTTTGGTGTTAGGCAAGTTTCAGACCTCAGTCCATTTCTATTTATGACACATGAAATCAGCCAAGGTTGTAAGGATGGAATTGATAAGTAAGGTCAGGACTGTGAGGAAAGGCTAACAAGGAGGCAGTCCCTTGGATAGGCAGGAGGAAGCCGGGCCCCTTGACCTGGAGAAGATAATTCTTTGTAGGAAGGCATACGGATCACGCAAGGTGCTTTGTAAAATGCAGGTTTCAGGGTACCCTAAGGATCTGATTCATAAGACGCAGAGGCTTGGTCGACAAGCATCCCAGGTGGTGTATACAGGGGTCCCCAAGCTCCAGGTGCAAGGTGTGGGAAAGGTATCCTCAGGAATAGCAGCTCTCCTGACTGACTTCTCTTCCATTCAGCCATTCTTCTCATCTCTACTGATGCTAAGCAGAAAACCTTTCAAGATGGTGAGTCCAGAGCCTGGTCAGGTTCTCTGCCTAGAACTTGGGCCCTGTTGAGTCCTGACCCCCTTTGGATATCACATTAGTCCCCTCCATCCCACATTGGGGTGATGGAGGATTCCCTGCCAGGAGAATCCACATTCCTTGACTTGGACCCAGCCAAGACCCTGGGGCCAGGGACACCAGTTTTTCTGCCCTGGACACTGGGATAGGTGTGATTTTGATGTGGGTGTGGTCTGCCTGGGGCTCCATTTCTCTGGAGGAATTTCTCTATTGAATTAGTGGTATGAggtgagaaaaagggaaaggagggaggagttggagaagggagaggtggagggaaggaggtagaagagggaagaggggaggggacacTGGTTCTTAGTGGGTGAacacttcctctctccttccagcTCTACTTCAGCCACAGGGGTTCTCAAGTGAGAGAACGATTTTTAAATCACGTAAGTAGAACCTGATTCCTTTCCAGCTGCTCTGCACAACAGAAACCCAGCTGCCTGCTTGCCTTTGCCAATAACCCTGGTCTTGGCATCTGGCCCTGTGGCAGAGGGCAGGAACCGTGAAGAAGAGGGAGTCAGGGGAAATGGAGGCAGAATTTGGAGAAACCACATCTTTGAGACtaacttttatcttttaaaggtcttgatgttctttttaaattttttgttgttgttaatgaacatttatttatttatttatatgtggtgctcagaatcgaacccagtgcctcacgtgcttGGCAAGCTTGGGGTtatggctctaccactgaactataagcTCAGCCCTTGAGACTCACTCTTGGGTTATATTCTCCTTCTAGGTCTGCGTGTAATTCCCATCCTTCCTGAAGGTGAGTGAGTGTGTGCTGGGGGTGAAGGCGGGACTCCCAGCCTGCTTGTAGCAGTTCTGCAGAGTAAAATGCCCCCGTCTTGCTTGCCACtgtcctctgccctgccctgggtcCTGTGGGAAGAGAAGCGTCCAGGAAGGCCAGCATGGTGAAGGGAAGGACCAGGATGGGGACACGAAGAGGTTGACCAGGAGTGGGGAGAGAGTGTGGGGGCAGACCCTCCACTGAGTCTCAGAAGCGAATTTGAGGATGAAGAAAGGTGATCGCTTGTGATTCTCTTCCTAGGAAGAACAGAGGAACGCTTTTGGCGAGGTGAGTGTTTATTAAGAGGGAATCTAGGGTTTCTGGGTGGGAGATTAAAGGCCAAAGTAAAGAAGCCAGTCCCACATTAGAAGTTTCTGTGCAACTCAGAAAACAAATCTACTTCCAGGTATCCACTTTGGTcagtacattcattcattcatgcatgcaATCAACATTTGTTGAGGACTTATTGGCCAGAAGCCTTTATAGAAATGCCCAACTCTTTGAGATCTCTCACTCTCAGCAGGTCACCTTGAAGCCACCTGAAGCCTCTTGGGGGAATCAGCCTCCAATATCTACCACTTGATTCATTCTTCATACATGTCGAAGGTGCTGGCACAGCTGCATACTAAGGGTAGATCCTGTGCCAAGTGCTTTAGAAACACAAACTCAATCCTTGCCGTATCCCCACTTAACAGATATGGAAACTGATAGAATATCCAAGACTTTAATCTCTAGGACCCAACACTGGATTTCACAGTATTCCTGAAAGATCCCCGAAATGCCCACTTGGTCATTTCCTCCTACTTGCAATGACTGTTTTGAGAAAGCTAGGTCTGCTCTCAATATGCTGTGCTTTCAGAGTCTGGGATTGTTCATCTTTCTAGCCTCATGACAGTCCCATCCCTGGATCCCAAGCAGGCCATTAGCAGAGACGATTTTGGCTAGCAGCTGAAAAGGATAGAGGTGTTTGGCTCATTTTGGTGGGAAGGGCTATCATTCCAGGAACGTTCTAACTAAAGAATTGTTCCCACCTTTTTGTTGGTGTTGATGGCTGAGGGCAGATTTCAAGAATCTACAACAGGAGGTTTTCTGGAAAACTAAGGAATTGGCCCGGCTCCCTAAGGACGTGCGGGGTGTCGTGTTCTGCAACATCCTGCCCATGCTCAGGGACAGAGGAGCTCTGCAGGACCTGATGGACATGGTGAGGGTGTCCTACAACTTCCTGGGGCTGGCCAGGGCTGTCAGGGGGGAGGTATAGGACCTACCTGAGGGAGGAGGTGTGAGCAAGATACCAGGGTGGTGGGATGATGTTGGAGTGGGGACCCTGGCCCAGGCACAGTGACCAGGGCCACACGTGCAGCCTCCATATCTGGAGGTTCTTGGAATCCACTGGGGAGTTAGAGAGCCATCGACCCATGCCTTGGTCACCACCGATGGACACAGGAGACACTGGCAGATCACATGACAATGATGTTATTACTGTTGTTATTAACAAGCACCTGTCTTCTGTAGCTGGAATTGGAGAGCTTGGGCCATTTGGATGGCCCTGGCAGTGTAATCCTAAATAAGCTGCTACAGGACCCGAGACTTCAGTGGGACAAGCCACAGGGTGGCATTCTTTGCCTCCTTCAAGCCATGATGGGTAAGAGCGATCTGTGGGTGGGTGGGAGAGGCAGGTTGAACAGTTTAGATGCCATAACTCCAAAGCTCTTCAGTTATCATGATCTTTTTCATGTCACCCTTCTCTTCAAATTTGGGAGGGCCTAGTGTGACATTGACCAAGCCTAAGGCCTAGAAAGTGACTGACTGCTGATCATATAACAGATACCAACCTCCACCCTCAAAACCCACCCCCTGGATCATGCTGTTTGGTATCCTGGAGACCCGTTCAAGAGTAgaactgggcacggtggcgcatgcctggaatcccagcaactcgggaggctgaggcaggaggatggcaagttcaaagccagcctcagcaacttagtgaggccctaagcaatttagtgaaatcctgtttcaaaataaataaatagatagatagatagatagatagatagatagatagataaatgggctgggaatgtggctcggtggtaaatcaccctgggttaaatccccagtaccaaaacaaaaaggagTAGAAAGAAGACATTGTACCTCAGCATTCCCTTCCCATGGGTCTCCTAGTTCACGGTGAGAGAACACCCGAACTCTATCACTCTTCCTTCACGTGTCTCCTTCCCCCAGTGCTGAGTGATACCCAGCTCCATCTACTGGCCCAGTCCATGGAGAAGGGGATTCTGCTCCAGCAACGAGAGTTGGTGAGAAATTCCCAGAGGCcagcagcccagggaggagggtgagggaaTGTGGGATAAGAATGGTTCTGAGGATtctgaaaaaagagagagggttCACGTTTCcactgggaggggagagggatCCCAGTGTGGGCACTGGCAAATCCCTGGCTGCATTCCCAGCTCTGGGGAGCTGGCCTCTTGGGTCCGAGTTTATCTTAAGAGCAGCTCTGTTTTCATGCTAAACCCAGCAGTGGGCCTCAACAGCCCAAAATAGCCACATAGGgctacatacatgcacatatgcacacacacacgcacacacatctACAAATACATATGAGTGTACAGACCTGCATGGACACATGCCATACGCATATGGACACCCAGACACCCCTATTCCGTAGGGAAGCGTTAGCATTACCATTTCATAGTAGAGGAACCAATGCGCAATGATTTTCCACAACTGGTCACACCCAGGCTTGCTCCTAATCTCCTGCTTCCGTAGTTGTGCATGGTCCCTGGTGGTGGGATAGACGGTTTCTCCCCTGACATCCACGGTTTGACTGCACCATCTGGTGACTTCTTCTAGGTAAGGAGCATCCTGGAGCCGAACTTCAGGTACCCTTGGAGCATCCCCTTCACCCTCCCGCCAGAGCACCTTGCCCCACTGCAGGCGGAGGGCGTGGCTATCACCTACGGTCTGCTGGAGGAGTGTGGCCTGAAGATGGAGCCCGATAGCCCCAGGTCAACCTGGGATCTGGAGGCCAAGATGCCCCTGTCCGCCCTCTATGGGACTCTGTCACTGCTGCAGCAGCTGGCAGAGCCCTAAGCCCTCCCTGTGGCTGTCCTCAGTGGGCTTGGGAGACGTGCTGTGCCTCTTTGCTTTTCCAGGCAGGGTAGAGACAGGGATCTGCAGAGACTCAAGGGAATGTCCTAGGGTGAAGGGAATTTGCTGTTCCTTGGCGTGGGCTTATGTGACTGTCACAACCCTCAGTAAAGCAAAGCTCTGAGGTGAGATGTTTGggaactgattggatgaggcagGCTCTGGCCTCCTCAGTTGATTCACTGAGTGGACCACGGGGAGATGGCTGaaatgtaggcaggtgggacatggttggaggaagtaggtcactgcgAGTCTGCCCTTGGGGACCGTGTCttgtcctctctccctgctccctgagTGCCATAAGCCGAGCACCTTTCCTCTACCATACCCTGTGCCATGATATTGtgcttcacctcaggcctagagcaatggaatcagctgacTGTGCATAGATACCACTGAACCTGTgcgtcaaaataaatcttttctcctcagCGTTGTTCTCCTCATGTATTtgggtcacagagacaaaaagccGACTAAtaccctctctcttcctctccccggCCTCCGGTAACTGCAGGTCtcctctcaacttctatgagatccgTCTCTGCCCCGTCTTCACAGGAACTTCTTTTCATGggtctttgtctctgtctctgtttttatGAGGATACCAGTCACACTGGTCACTGTGATCCAGGGTGACCTCTTTTCAACTCAACGTCCCTGTGGAGATTCTTTTTCCACATTAGGTCCCGTCCTGAGGTTCTGGCTGGAGCTACCTTTCCAGGGGAAATGCAGGGGCCTGAGCATCCTAGGGGGTCCCCTGAGTCCTCTGGTGTGGTCGGGGAGGTTGCCAGCAGCCTGCGGACACAGGGTGTGCCCCACAGAGAGCCCTTTAGAGCCCTGTTCCAGACACACGCACAGAGTTGGAACTGCTGCTTCTTGGGCTTGCCAGCCACCAGTGAGGAGTCTCTCAGGGACCAGAGCAACATGTTTGGATTTGTTCCAAGTGAAATTTGAAGCCACTGGAGACCCTGGCTGCTGGGTGAGGAATGGATTGGAAGGGAGCAAGCACAGGAGAGGTAGAACACTGAGGAGGTTTCTCTAATTGTTCAGGTTCTACGTGGTCTATTTAGAAGGATGGAGCGTGAAAGATGAAAGTTAGGAAATCCAGTTTAGATGGGTTCGGGTCTCTATTTCATCACCTCTGTGGAGGTAATGTGTAGAGCACTTGGGGCTTAAGATCACAGCTATGTGGTTTGTAGGAACGACTGGCACTTTTTTGTAACGGGTTTCCAATTTTGCCAGCAGATGGCAGCATTGTCCAACAGCAAGACTCACTGACTTATTTGCTGGGACCCACTGAATCAAGGTatcctcctctctcccaccctctgctctccagcctcctctcctccccctcccttcctcctctctcagctTCCTTCCTGCTGGGTTAATGAGGAGTGGGCTGGGAGAGATGGGGCAACAACAGAGGGGTTCACATGGGTCTTGATATCCTCAGAATAGACTCTCCCTCTTAAACCCTACATTGATTGTATTAAGTGGCTTCTTTAAAAAATC
This genomic interval carries:
- the Gsdmc gene encoding gasdermin-C, whose product is MPSIFEHVTKKMVKKLGGKDLRPVKSLLDATHFRQFSILRKKSRFWIWEQPDLPVEYSLMDIPASVPAVPEAVVTGPFFFSDTVIQKQKGDVGVNAGVDVSMSGEVTQMHKSTLEMQKVTIPSPNLEGLQNSKLLDPEPSFLKYCRETGDNLYVVTEVVELTNTIELLDNSSVNASGKFSGSWNTLIKGEAGAQSLKARETTLTIPQGTVMAYKRKQLVIKDNGVTILLISTDAKQKTFQDALLQPQGFSSERTIFKSRLRVIPILPEGRTEERFWRDFKNLQQEVFWKTKELARLPKDVRGVVFCNILPMLRDRGALQDLMDMLELESLGHLDGPGSVILNKLLQDPRLQWDKPQGGILCLLQAMMVLSDTQLHLLAQSMEKGILLQQRELVRSILEPNFRYPWSIPFTLPPEHLAPLQAEGVAITYGLLEECGLKMEPDSPRSTWDLEAKMPLSALYGTLSLLQQLAEP